From Candidatus Dormiibacterota bacterium:
CTTGGGCTCCCGCATCTCACTAGTTCCGCGCTTCCTGCGACGGCTTCACCCGGCGATATCGACCGGCACGTCCGAGCGAGCCTTCACGCCGGCTCGAGCCTCTATCACCTCGACGCCGAGCTCCTCGAGCGGTTGCAACCGGATCTTATCGTTACGCAAGAACTCTGCGAGGTCTGCGCGGTCTCATATGCGATCGTCGATCGTGCGGCGCGCCGCTTGACGCCCGACTCGCGCATCGTATCGCTCGAGCCATCTTCGCTCGAAGATGTGTTTGCCAATATACTCTATCTCGGGAGTTTGACGGCATGCGGTCCGCAGGCCGGCGCGATGGTGACGTCGCTTCGCGAACGCGTCGATGCGCTTCGTTCGCGCTCGAACGATGTGCGCGTTCGACCGCGCGTCCTGGTACTCGAATGGACGGACCCGCCGATGAGCGGCGGTCACTGGACGCCCGGGCTAGTAGCGCTGGCCGGCGCGGAACCCGTACTCGGGAATCCGGGCGCGAATTCCGTGACGTTGAGCTGGGAAAGCATTGCCGCCGCCGACCCCGATGCGATCGTCGTCGCGCCTTGCGGTTTCAATCTCGCAGCAACCCGGCAGGCTGTCGCCGTGCTGGATAGCAATCCAATCTGGAGGGCGTTACGCGCCTACCGTGAGGGTCGCGTTCATTTGATGGACGGCAATGCCTATCTCAATCGTCCCGGCCCGCGACTGGTGGATACGGCTGAGATCATGTTCTCCATGCTCCACCCATCGGCGTGAACGCCCGTAGTATCAACGGGCGAGATCGCTAAGATGCCGAACGTCGTTGAGGGCGATCAGCCGCGAACGCTCGCCTTCCAAGGCGATCCGCGTTACTCCGACGGGTGAGAAATTGAGGCTGAGCGCGTCCCCCTGACGGTCTTCCAGCGCGCTCCCCAATGCCGCCAGAACCGCGTGCAAAACCCCCGCGTGGGTTACTACCAAGGCGCGCTCGTGCCGTCGGCTGCGAAGGTCGTTGATGAACGACGCCGCGCGGGCCGTGACGTCGTCGAACGATTCGCCGCCCTGGGGGCGATAGAGCTTGGCGGCGGTGCTCCCGTGCTCGCGCAGCTCCGGCCAGCGCGCGGTGATCTCGTCCCACGTGAGGCCTTCCCACTCGCCGAAGTCGAATTCACGCAGGCGCGCGTCGGGAACCGTTGCCAGCTCCCGCGTTCCTAACGCGATGCGTGCCGTTTCCATGGCCCGGTCCAGATCGCTCGCGTATGCGGCATCGAAGGATTCACCGTCGAGCGCAGCGGCAAGGGCTCGCGCTTGTGCGCGGCCCTCTTCGCTGAGTTCAATATTCGTATGCCCTTGAAAGCGTTTTCCGGCGTTCCAGCGCGTGATCGCGTGGCGGACGAAGACGATCTCTATTTCTTGGCGCCTTTCCCGTTTTTCGAGCCGCCGGGAAGAATCTGCTCGATGAGATCGAGCATGTCGTTGGCATGCTCTTCTTCAACCGCCAGAATCTCTTCGATCATGCGACGCGACGTGATATCCTTGTCGCCTAGGAAACGAATGATTTCGTTGTACGACGAGATCGCGATGCGTTCGGCAACTAAGTTTTCTTGGATCATATCGACCAGATCGTGGCCCGCGATGTACTCCGAATGGCTGCGTGCCGTCAGCGTCGCCGGGTTCAAATCCGGGTCGCCGCCAAGCTGCGTGATGCGCTCCGCAATGCGATCGGCGTGGCCCTGCTCTTCGCTCGCATGCTGTAAGAACTCGGCGGCCACCGCATCCTTATTGAGCCCCTTCGCCGAGTAAAAGTGGCGCTTGTAGCGCAAGACGCAGACGATCTCGGTCGCGAGCGCCTGGTTGAGGACGTCGATCACGACCTTCGGATCGAGCTCGTACGTTGCGGTGATCGCGCCGCGTTCCATATGCTCCCGGGCGCGCGCTCGCAGCGTTTTGACGTCGGTCAGAAACGGTTCGGATTTGGGCATAACGTTGCTCTCTTCTTTCCTGTAGTGTAAGCGGCGCCAATTATAACGCCTGTTGGGCCACGTCGACGACTAAATCCTTGAGGTGTCCCACGGAACACTCTTCCCGCAATTGCAGGCCGTCACCACCGGCCCACAGCGTCGCAAAGCCGCCGTTGATCACGCGCGGTTCCCATAAATGTGCAAGCGAACGCCCCGTAGCCTCAAGAATGGCGATGCGTACCAAAACATCGTGGGTAACGACCACCACATTAGTCTTCCCGTCCAACGAGCGAATAAACGTCTGCCAGCGTTCCCGGACATCCGCTAAGCGCTCGCCGCCGCGAAACTGCACCTGCTCCGGCCGTTCGCGCCAGGCTTGGAGCAGTTCCGGGTCGTCGGCCTCGATCTCCGAGCGCAAGCGTCCCTCCCAGTCGCCGTGATCGATTTCGAGCAACAGCGCATCGGTCTCCACCGTAAAGCCGCGTCGCGCGGCCAGCGGCTCTGCGGTCTGAACGCAACGCGCGAGCGGGCTCGAGACGATTCGCGCGAGCGCGCTGCCGTCGAATGCGTGGGCGAGCGCATGCGCTTGCGAACGTCCGATCGAGGTCAGCATCGATTCGCGCTGACCCTGATAACGGCCGGCGCGATTCCATTCGGTTTCGCCGTGGCGGGCGACGTAGACGAAACCCACGCTAGAGCCGCGCGACCCGAACTGCGGTGATGCCTTCGACGCTCGCGATCGCATCGACGACGGAGCGCGGGATATCGCGATCGACTTCGAGCAGCATCATCGCCTCGCCGCCGCGCGTCGTGCGCGCCACCTGCATCGTCGAGAT
This genomic window contains:
- a CDS encoding cobalamin-binding protein — protein: MQELESRTAQSAAMRIVSLLPSSTEILFGIGAGPQVIGVTHECDFPAACLGLPHLTSSALPATASPGDIDRHVRASLHAGSSLYHLDAELLERLQPDLIVTQELCEVCAVSYAIVDRAARRLTPDSRIVSLEPSSLEDVFANILYLGSLTACGPQAGAMVTSLRERVDALRSRSNDVRVRPRVLVLEWTDPPMSGGHWTPGLVALAGAEPVLGNPGANSVTLSWESIAAADPDAIVVAPCGFNLAATRQAVAVLDSNPIWRALRAYREGRVHLMDGNAYLNRPGPRLVDTAEIMFSMLHPSA
- a CDS encoding histidine phosphatase family protein — its product is MEIVFVRHAITRWNAGKRFQGHTNIELSEEGRAQARALAAALDGESFDAAYASDLDRAMETARIALGTRELATVPDARLREFDFGEWEGLTWDEITARWPELREHGSTAAKLYRPQGGESFDDVTARAASFINDLRSRRHERALVVTHAGVLHAVLAALGSALEDRQGDALSLNFSPVGVTRIALEGERSRLIALNDVRHLSDLAR
- a CDS encoding ferritin-like domain-containing protein, producing MPKSEPFLTDVKTLRARAREHMERGAITATYELDPKVVIDVLNQALATEIVCVLRYKRHFYSAKGLNKDAVAAEFLQHASEEQGHADRIAERITQLGGDPDLNPATLTARSHSEYIAGHDLVDMIQENLVAERIAISSYNEIIRFLGDKDITSRRMIEEILAVEEEHANDMLDLIEQILPGGSKNGKGAKK
- a CDS encoding histidine phosphatase family protein, whose amino-acid sequence is MGFVYVARHGETEWNRAGRYQGQRESMLTSIGRSQAHALAHAFDGSALARIVSSPLARCVQTAEPLAARRGFTVETDALLLEIDHGDWEGRLRSEIEADDPELLQAWRERPEQVQFRGGERLADVRERWQTFIRSLDGKTNVVVVTHDVLVRIAILEATGRSLAHLWEPRVINGGFATLWAGGDGLQLREECSVGHLKDLVVDVAQQAL